CCGAGCGTGTGAGGCGGATGCATCGCGCCCGGAGACTGAACGACGCGGCGGACAGATGCTGCGGCTTATCGCGGAAGCTTGGTTTATCCGCGCCCAATGTGAGGAAGTCGAAGCCGAACTGCACCGGGCGTTGACTCACCCCTACATTCTGTGGCGTGGGCAACGTTATGCAGCAATCACCTTGGCTCAGTGGCGCGAAGATGAGTCTGACGACCCGGCTGCGCAGCGTGAACGGCAAGCCAAACTCGCCGCCCACTACGCTGCACTGGTGGATTTGCGTGAGCAGCGCCGGGAACTCATCGGGAAAGCGGCGCAGCGGCTGGGCTATACCGCGTTGTCCGCTTGGGTCGCCGAGTACGCTCAGTGGCTTCTAGGCGACGGCCTTGCGGCATGGATCGCTGCTTGTGAACGCTTCCTCGCAGAAACGGATACGCCGTACCGCCGCGCGGTTTCGGCTGCGGTTTCAGCTTCGGGCGTGGATGCGTCGCTGTCCGATCCCTTTGAAAGCCAGCGGCGACGGCGTATTGCTGAAGATCTTCTCCGAGGCTTTGGCGTCCGTCCGTGGCAGCAGACGAACGTCACAACGTACTGGCGCACAGCCGGCGCAGCGGGCGTCTTTCGCATCCAAGTGCCTGATGACATTCGCTGGGCGGTTGCTGCGCAAGCTGGATGGCGCGGCTGGCGGCGCTTTCTTGGTGAACTGGCGCGCGTCCAGCAGGCCGCTTGGACCTCAAAGAATCTGCCGGTGGAGTTGCGGTTGTACGGCGATCCGGCCGTGGCGGAGACTTGGTCTCAACTGTTTGCCGACCTTTTGCTGGACGAACGGTGGGTCGTCGCCCAGTTTGACTGTCAGACGCCGCGGCCTATCCGTTGCGCTATGACGGCTGACCGGTGGCAATCAGCGCGGCGTGCGGCGTTGCGTTGCCTCGCTTGGTACGGCCGTGAAACCGCCGGCTGGACGCTGGAGCGCTTACGCACGGAGTATGAGCAATACCTTGATCTAACGCTGTCCGACTGGGAACTATATGATGAACTCGACGCCGCCGCACCGGCCGCCGCGCAGTTGCGTGGAACTTGGCTGGCCGCCGCGCTTGATGATTGGCTGCGAACACGGTACGACCGTTGGTATGCTGGTCGGCGGGCCGGCGACGACTTGATAGACCTGTGGAACACCGGCTTTCGCTACACTGCGGGCGAGTTGGCCGCATTGGTCGGCGTCGGGCCGCTGTCACCGGAGGCTTTCTACGCGCAGTCGCCGTCCGCTTGAGCGCCTCTGAAAGGCTGCCCGGACACGTTGCGAGTTGCTCCCAACGGCGGTCGCGTGGTAGTGTTGAAGTACTTCGTGGCCTTTCTCACGCTTGACGTGCCCGCCACCACCACCATCCCCATACGGAGGACCTTTCGCCATGTCCGAAAGCTCGAACAAGATTACGTATTTTCTCGCCGGTGCCAGCATCGGCGCGCTGGTCGCGCTGCTGTTTGCGCCGAAGTCGGGACGCGAGCTGCGGAGCGACATCAGCGACGCGGCACGGCGGGGGATTGAATACACCACGGAAAACGCCAAAGCGCTTGGCGAGAAGGCGTCCCAGTTGTACACCAGCGGTTACGAAAAAACATCGGAACTTTACGCGCTGGGTAAGGAGAAGGCGGCGCATTTGTTGGAGTCGGGACGCGGACTCCTTGAAGAGCAGCGGGAGCGGGTTACTGCCGCGATTGAAGCTGGCAAGCAGGCCTACCGTGAGAAAAAAGCGGAAGCTTTGGCGCTCGACCGGAAAGAAGCCCCCGACAGTGAGCCGGCGCTGTAAGCCTTCGTCCCTGCCCGTTGCTTAGAACACGCCGGCCGGTTTGTCGTTTAGGCCCCCGGAGCGCAACCGACGACGGTAAGGTGTAACCGTGACGACGAACGATGTTTTCCAAATCGTGATTAGTGTGGCGTTGGTGGTGGTCTTCATTGCGCAGTTGGCGCTGCTGATTGTGCTCTACCGACTGGTCACCAAAGCCATAGGTTTGGTCGAACAAGTGCGCGGCAAAACCGACCCGGTTGTGGAGCAAACGCGCCAGCTGCTTACCTCGTCCAAGCCTATCATTGAAAAAGCCCACGCGACGGCTGAGGCGATAGCGCCGATACTTATGCGAACCAATGAGCTGCTGGGCATGGCGCGCGAAACGATGGTGTTGGTGCGGGATACGGCGGCGACGCTCAAAACCGAAGCCCAAGCTTGTCTGGCGGCCGTGACGGCGACGACCAAAGAACTATCCCGCCTGACCACGGAAAGCGCGCAGGAGGTTTCAACGCTGGTCAGGAACACGTCAGAACAACTGCGGACGCAGGTGGACACCTATGCGCATGTTGCGTCGCGTACAGCGCTGCGCATTGAAGACACGGCGGCCATCATTCAGCAGGACGTGCTCCGGCCGGTGCGCGAAATTTCGGCAATGTTGTCCGCCGCCCGCGCCTTCTTGGCCGTGCTGGTGGCTCCAGAACGCAAAACCGTTGACCGCGCCTACCAAGACGAAGAAATGTTCATCTAGCGGCGCTGCTTGTTGACAGGTGTGAACATCGCTGAAACTGGGTTGGCGGCGCAGCCTGCTTCCGCTAGTTTTGACGTTACAGCAGCGCATTTTTAGGGTCGGCGGACGTTTTTGGCATGTCCCAACTGCTTTCCGGCGGCTTGCTGATTGACAAGCCGCCCAACGCTACATCACACGATGTCGTCGCTCTCGTCCGAAGGTTTATTGGGATCAAGCGGGTGGGACATACCGGTACGCTCGACCCCTTTGCGACGGGGCTGCTGGTGTTGTGTGTCGGGCCGGCAACGCGCCTTGCGCGCTTTCTCACCGACACTTCCAAGAGTTATCGAGCAGTTTTACGGTTTGGTTTTGCCACGGACACACAGGATTTGACGGGACAGCCGCTGTCGCCGCCGCGCTCCACGAGCGACCTGACTGAAAACCGGTTACGCGAGGTGGCGCGCAGTTTCATCGGCAAGCAAATGCAGACGCCGCCGATGTACTCCGCCAAGAAGATAGACGGCGTAGCGCTTTACCACTTGGCACGGGCGGGCAAGGTCGTCGTACGGGCGGCGACGCCGATTGAGGTGTTCAGCTTTGATTTCATTCCTGATGCCGAAGGACGCATCATCCGGCAGGACGAGCAAGGGGCGACTATTGTGGAATGCGATGTCGCTTGCTCTTCAGGAACGTACATCCGTACGCTGGCGCACGACATCGGCGAGCGAATTGGGTGTGGGGCGCATCTGGCGGCCTTGCGCCGAACCGCTGTAGACGGCTTCACGGTAGAAGAAGCGGTGACGCTGGAAGAACTTCAACGCATGGTGGCGACTGGCTCGTGGACACGCTGCCTTCTTTCACCGCTCAATCTGCTGCGCGGCTGGCCGCGGGTTACGCTCGGCTGCCGAGCGGCGCAGCGTTTTGTCTGTGGTCAGCCGCAGCCGATATCGTCCGACGACATCATTCAGGGTACCGGACGCCCCCGACCAGTTACACCAGAGGTTGGGATCGCCGTTCTAGATGACGCAGGAAACTTTCTTGGCGTAGGGCGCTATGTTCCTCATGAAGGCAAGCTGCGCCCGCAGACCGTGCTGCCACCAGCGGGTTAGAGCCGTTTCACAATGTGTGGCGAACTACCCGCTGTAGAACGGCATTCAAGCACCTGGCGTGCGGTGGTCGACGCCGCACCGTTATTTGCCGAGATGGGACGATCTGCGTTGAGTTCGCCTCAGGAAGCGGCACAGAGACATTTCTGTTGACAAAATGTGCGCTCTGTTCTGGAACGCGGAGGACGCTGGCCGGCGTTCGGCTCGTCTGCTCTCAAGGCTGATTGAGAGAATCAAAACCATTAGGCTTATGGTGATATACGTATTCGGCCCGGCTGCACAACAACAAAGCGTCTAACTATTCTTTGCGCTTGTGAGCTTACCAACTGCATGGCCGTTTGCGCCAATTGCTTGCGCGCGACTGCCGGAAACCGCATCAAGATGACGCCGGCTGATCCGGCGCCGGCGAAGACAAGTCGTCCAAAATCTTTGTCTTCAGTCAGCAGGAGTCGAGATTCCTGTAAAGCAAGGTTCATAACCGTTTCGTCAGACGCTCCCGAAACACATCCCGAACCGCCATCACGTCATACCCGGCGCTTCGCAGAGCACAGATGACGGCGAAATCGTAGCTTTCATCGGCCAGAAAGCGCATTTTTAGCTGATTGCCATATCGCCTGGCGGCGACAGGAAGATAGTTTCTTCGTGCGCCAAAGTATCGGCCGCGTAGGCTGCTGCAGCCCGGATGTCCGTTGGCGTTAGTCCAGGGTAAGCGTCACAAAGGTCCTTTTCCGTCGCTTCTTCCCCCAGCTTGCGCAAGATGAGTTCAACGGTAATGCGTGTGCCACGAATGACGGGCTTGCCAAGCATAATCTTGGGATTTACCTCGATACGGTCTGTGATCGTCATCATCATCTCCAGAAAAGCAAATGGTCGGGATGAAGGATTGGGATGGATTGTCCACGGCTCTCTTTTCCGCGCCGACCGACAGACGACTCACTTGTGCCGCTCTCGACTTTTCAGCCTGCAATCGCTTAATCGTAAACGATTACGGGTTGACTGCAGCGCGGTTCTCCTTACCGGAGTTCCGCGTTCAGCTTTTTCCTCAGTTCCCATTTTATTTTCCCTGATTCACTTCTTCATTTATGATTCATCCCTTGCACCGCCATTTGCCGACGACGGGCTGATCCGTGTCGAGTCCTTTGTGAATGGGCGACGGGAACGGCGGCGTCCTGCTCGACTCCAAACAAGCGACGCGGCTTCACGCTGAAGCATTGCCGCACAGCTCTAGCGCACTTGATGTCGCGCTAGCCGTGCTTCAGCTCAGCTGGTCGCCGCGCCGCCGGCGCGACCCAACTCGCGCGCAATCGTTTCCACAATCCGACGCGGAACAACCGTCGCGTTCTTCATGTGCAGCTCGCGGGTCAGATGACCAACCACGTAGAGACCAGAAACGTTGGTTTCGTTTGTTTCCGGGTTATAGAGCGGTCGTCCGTCAGGGGCAATGGTGACGCCGGCCGCCGCCAGTAGGGTTACATCCGGGACAGCCCCCAACAATGCGAAAATCTGGTCGCACGGCACATCGTACACCACACCTCCAGCGTCCTGAAGCTGCGCCGTCCGGGGTGTGACGCCGACGCAGTTGGTGGCGTAGTGGATCTTGACTTCGCCGCGCGCCTCGCATTCAAGCAACGGTTCGCGCACCCATGGCTTGATGCCCACGCGGTCGGCGTCCTCTGGACGAGGATCAAGCGACGGACGACGTAACGACCAATCCACCTGCGCGCCGACACGACACAAATCAAGCACTGCCTCCGCAGCCGAGTTGCCGCCGCCGACCACCAAAACATTCCGCCCGGCGTACGGAAACGCCTCTACAAACCGGTAAGATACTCGCGCTGGGGTTTCACCGCGCACATTCAATCGCCGAGGACGTCCGAAGCCGCCCGTCGCCACCAGCACCCGCCGCGCCTCATACACGGCCCGGTCGGAAATGACCTGAAACCCATGGCCGGTTGGGAGAATGGCTTGAGTGGCTTCATACGTGTGGACGCACAACCGCAACTCACAGACGGCCAGCCTGGTATAGTACACCAGCACTTCTTCACGGGTCGGCTTCGGGCCGCACTTTGGGTGCAGTGTTCCGGGGATGATTTCAATTTCGTTGGGCGTGGAAAACAGCGTCCGACCAATCGGGTAGTCAGCGATTGTCTGGGCAATCGCCGCCCGTTCCAGCACCAAATAATCAAGTCCAGCCTGCTGGGCGGCGTAGGCGGCGGTCAGTCCCGCCGGACCTGCGCCGATAATCACAAGATCACAAGCCATACAGGTACTTGCGTAGGCTGCCGTTGCGCGTTGAGCTAGTAAACGCCGAGATGCGCTTCCAAGGTCATCACTTTTGCGCTTACGGCACTGGGATGACCTCTTCGATGACGCCGCTGCGAATCACCACTTGACAGGGGCTGCCGACCCGCAAGCGTGCAAAAACTTCCGCTGAAACCGGGTGTTCATACACTTTTGGACTCTTCGACGACCGAACACGCGCCACATAGCGTTCAGTGCGTTTGCCAGCGCGGTAGTCCGGCCCCGGCGGCAAATCGGGCCACCGAGGATTGGGGGTAGCGTCAGCCTCGGTCAGTTCTCGCACGGCCACCCACCGCTCGCCAGTTTCACCGGGGAGTGCTGGCTGGCGCTGCTCAAGTTGAATTGTTCGCTCCCACGCTAATCCGACCACCGTCATTAGCGTCCGCTGTGGGCGTGTGGCGTAATACAGCAGGCCCGAAAAAACAACAGCGATGAGCAGCAGCATACCGCCCACAGCCAGCAGAAACGATTTGAGCGGGAAGCTGGCATCCTGCAGCGCAGACGGCGGAACGTCCTGAACCAGCGTGGCAGGTTTGATGTCCGGCTGGGGCATAGCGCGTCAGGTACGGTTGGCGGCCGGCCCATTTTGACTAGGCCGCAGTTGCCGGTATTGTGTAAGAAATGACAAGCCCGGTCAAAAGCTTGTTCCCCGAAGACGGCCGGCGCGTAAGCTTATAGCGTCGGCGAGCGCCTCCTCGCTGTGACATCGCATGTTTTGGCTGTATGGCTCATCCGGCACGACCGCTTCGCCAGCTAACCAGCACTGAATTGGCGCAAATTTTCGCTCGCTGGCGGCAGTTTATTGCGCCGCGCGCCAAGCCGCCGCGCGCCATCCAAGTCACCTTCTACCCCTACGTCGGCATCAACAACACCATTCGTTTGCGCGACGGCGTGATGCAGGTTCGTCTCTCTGACATGCTGGCTGAGGCGCCGACGCCGGTCATTGAGGCCGTCGCTGGCATTTTGTTGGCGCGCTTGTTTCGCAAGCCCGTTCCGGAGCGTTGTACGACGGTGT
The window above is part of the Chloracidobacterium sp. genome. Proteins encoded here:
- a CDS encoding YtxH domain-containing protein yields the protein MSESSNKITYFLAGASIGALVALLFAPKSGRELRSDISDAARRGIEYTTENAKALGEKASQLYTSGYEKTSELYALGKEKAAHLLESGRGLLEEQRERVTAAIEAGKQAYREKKAEALALDRKEAPDSEPAL
- the truB gene encoding tRNA pseudouridine(55) synthase TruB, with product MSQLLSGGLLIDKPPNATSHDVVALVRRFIGIKRVGHTGTLDPFATGLLVLCVGPATRLARFLTDTSKSYRAVLRFGFATDTQDLTGQPLSPPRSTSDLTENRLREVARSFIGKQMQTPPMYSAKKIDGVALYHLARAGKVVVRAATPIEVFSFDFIPDAEGRIIRQDEQGATIVECDVACSSGTYIRTLAHDIGERIGCGAHLAALRRTAVDGFTVEEAVTLEELQRMVATGSWTRCLLSPLNLLRGWPRVTLGCRAAQRFVCGQPQPISSDDIIQGTGRPRPVTPEVGIAVLDDAGNFLGVGRYVPHEGKLRPQTVLPPAG
- a CDS encoding DUF433 domain-containing protein; this translates as MMTITDRIEVNPKIMLGKPVIRGTRITVELILRKLGEEATEKDLCDAYPGLTPTDIRAAAAYAADTLAHEETIFLSPPGDMAIS
- a CDS encoding NAD(P)-binding domain-containing protein, with product MACDLVIIGAGPAGLTAAYAAQQAGLDYLVLERAAIAQTIADYPIGRTLFSTPNEIEIIPGTLHPKCGPKPTREEVLVYYTRLAVCELRLCVHTYEATQAILPTGHGFQVISDRAVYEARRVLVATGGFGRPRRLNVRGETPARVSYRFVEAFPYAGRNVLVVGGGNSAAEAVLDLCRVGAQVDWSLRRPSLDPRPEDADRVGIKPWVREPLLECEARGEVKIHYATNCVGVTPRTAQLQDAGGVVYDVPCDQIFALLGAVPDVTLLAAAGVTIAPDGRPLYNPETNETNVSGLYVVGHLTRELHMKNATVVPRRIVETIARELGRAGGAATS